Proteins from a single region of Anastrepha ludens isolate Willacy chromosome 5, idAnaLude1.1, whole genome shotgun sequence:
- the LOC128864903 gene encoding uncharacterized protein LOC128864903 gives MAELNLRASAIKAIKRIHDRVSGFQQGAFDEFHLEQELKSLSAHYARFVTNHDLLMGNAANAELEAHEKLWEEVEGIYNNACTHLNRAIMGAKPSQSAVMPVRECEVKLEPLAIPTFDGTMQNWLAFKDVFELLVHNTDYPEGYKLGKLRQAISASAVPLVGSVYSGGYADLWKALKERFDNRRQLAETHVSRLLNIKPTTEDTPTALLFIVDTVHESLRALHVMGLPVAEWDAVVVPIIVSKLPITTQREWNMSCSPTEIPSLNELLTFLGQRAHSLSTTVVTWSNGVEFTSKSHQRAGGPSRAVRSHVVSAEEGKCTYCQGAHRIMKCARFLVMKYEDRITAAKTAKLCFNCLKQGHSARQCPSGNCRHCGRKHNSLLCRESLSQNPSESKCEVSVEGIGAYSYARTRGRVTLTLKSLYSSFSLEIVALVMQSITKVIPTVHIDMTRWQHLNGLELADTQFGIPSNIDILIGADVWGKAVEGDIRLGGLNEPHAQRTRFGWVVFGPVPAEQPATPPTLSFSTQQGEEDARLEELVRSFWKLEEVPSQDCNGEDECEKIFLTTHSRTREGRYMVHIPFHPDAPALGNSYAHALRQFHLLERRLAANCELKKKYIAFMREYADLGHMEPVSHIGDGGVNYYIPHHAVLEKFRVVFNASARTTSGLSLNDVQLVGATIQEPLVNIIFRFRCFRVALTADIEKMFSQILITPEHRDFQRIIWRESPDNDLAVYRLTTVTYGMACSPYNAVRALNQCSYDNYNVVADGHQSIVARHAILSSFYVDDFLISCDTEDKAFELAVNVSAILSAGQFRLRKWNSNSGEVVKRFISNNSSIVELASEPSTATVLGLSWDPTTDEIFFKANLNQNIGCLTKRRVLSEVAKLFDPTGMLARIVIAGKIFIQKLWSAGLEWDAPLPDALQNTWVLFYRELDVINRIRVPRWLGLAEGNTTMLLGFCDASPLAYAAVLYTRTTDGEGRSTVSLLTARTKVAPLKGATIPRLELCAAHLLASTLDSVRTALRLTDTSYHLWSDSRIVLCWLRKPPTTLKPYISNRVRHIQELTSPDRWHYVRSAQNPADCASRGIRASELVEHQLWWQGPKWLMDKQLPISFGIELKDDELDIVRGEQRVSSFVATTAHASILTTRRLDGQIIPLSERFSSLQKLLRTVAIVLRWLPVRRHLRRLIVNPTEMDDALNVLIRNEQYTFATDMSLIRKGSEISSSSKLRSLNPYIDCNDILRVRGRIGHADLPEDRRFPIILPKHGSLASHYGSTAIYIFRRRLLRAFYSAHRHKAVHIEVVDDLSSPAFLDAFTRFISRRGPCRDLYSDNGTTFTGANRLLKEDLAAWQNDNNQQSLASLGTHWHFIAPSAPHQGGIWEAAVKSAKYHLVRLVGAQSLWYSQLQTLATRIEACLNSRPLTPIYDDPDDKLALTPADFLVGAPLVAVPEADIRTIPSNRIKHNFGNDGARNIYLLFKLETSGRRNQGT, from the exons ATGGCAGAATTAAATTTGCGCGCTTCGGCAATAAAGGCCATTAAACGCATACACGATCGGGTGAGTGGATTCCAGCAGGGTGcatttgatgaatttcatctTGAGCAAGAGTTGAAATCATTGTCAGCACATTATGCACGTTTCGTGACCAACCATGACCTGTTGATGGGAAATGCAGCAAACGCCGAGTTGGAGGCCCACGAGAAGTTATGGGAAGAGGTTGAAGGTATTTACAACAATGCATGTACCCACTTGAACCGTGCAATCATGGGTGCAAAACCGAGTCAGTCTGCTGTGATGCCTGTGCGAGAGTGTGAGGTTAAGTTAGAACCGCTAGCAATTCCAACGTTCGATGGAACTATGCAGAATTGGCTGGCGTTTAAGGACGTTTTTGAATTACTTGTCCACAATACAGACTATCCTGAGGGCTACAAGTTAGGCAAGTTGCGGCAGGCAATAAGCGCAAGTGCTGTACCGCTCGTCGGGAGTGTATATTCTGGGGGATACGCTGATTTATGGAAGGCGCTTAAAGAACGTTTTGACAATAGAAGGCAGCTGGCTGAGACTCATGTGTCACGCTTACTCAATATCAAGCCGACAACTGAGGACACACCAACTGCGTTACTGTTCATCGTCGACACGGTACATGAATCACTACGAGCTTTACATGTCATGGGTCTACCAGTGGCCGAATGGGATGCTGTGGTCGTACCGATAATAGTTTCGAAACTTCCGATAACTACACAGCGCGAGTGGAACATGAGCTGTTCACCCACCGAAATTCCGAGCCTCAATGAGCTGCTTACGTTTTTGGGTCAGCGGGCTCATAGCCTCAGCACAACAGTTGTCACATGGAGCAATGGGGTTGAATTTACGTCCAAGAGTCATCAACGCGCTGGTGGTCCGTCAAGAGCTGTTAGATCACACGTCGTATCTGCAGAGGAGGGTAAATGCACATACTGCCAAGGTGCACATCGTATTATGAAATGCGCACGCTTTCTTGTGATGAAATACGAAGACAGAATTACTGCTGCAAAGACTGCAAAGCTTTGTTTTAACTGCCTAAAGCAAGGTCATTCAGCAAGACAATGTCCATCGGGGAATTGCCGTCACTGTGGTCGTAAGCACAACTCATTACTTTGCCGCGAATCATTATCTCAGAATCCATCAGA GAGCAAATGCGAAGTTTCGGTGGAAGGAATCGGAGCTTACTCCTACGCACGTACACGTGGGCGTGTCACACTCACGTTAAAATCGCTCTATTCCAGTTTCAGTTTGGAAATCGTTGCACTTGTCATGCAGTCAATTACTAAGGTCATCCCAACAGTGCATATTGACATGACACGGTGGCAGCATTTGAATGGACTAGAATTGGCCGATACGCAGTTCGGCATTCCTAGCAATATCGACATTCTTATTGGTGCGGATGTATGGGGAAAAGCAGTCGAAGGGGACATAAGACTCGGTGGCCTCAATGAGCCACACGCCCAGCGAACCCGCTTCGGCTGGGTTGTCTTCGGTCCAGTGCCAGCAGAGCAGCCAGCAACGCCGCCAACTCTTTCCTTCAGCACCCAGCAAGGCGAAGAGGACGCACGCTTGGAGGAGCTCGTAAGAAGCTTTTGGAAGTTAGAGGAAGTGCCTTCACAAGATTGTAACGGCGAAGATGAATGTGAGAAAATCTTTTTGACCACACACTCCCGCACAAGGGAAGGGCGCTACATGGTTCATATACCATTTCATCCTGACGCACCGGCTTTGGGCAACTCATACGCCCATGCTTTACGACAATTTCATCTTCTTGAACGACGACTAGCAGCGAATTGTGAGCTCAAGAAAAAATACATTGCCTTCATGCGCGAATACGCGGACCTCGGCCATATGGAACCCGTTAGTCACATTGGAGATGGGGGGGTCAACTACTACATCCCTCACCACGCGGTTCTGGAAAAGTTCCGCGTTGTGTTCAATGCTTCAGCGCGGACCACGAGCGGCCTCTCACTGAACGACGTCCAGTTGGTGGGAGCCACGATTCAAGAACCACTTGTGAATATCATCTTTCGTTTTCGGTGTTTTCGCGTAGCATTAACAGCAGACATCGAGAAAATGTTCAGTCAAATTCTGATAACTCCCGAACATAGGGATTTCCAACGCATTATTTGGAGAGAATCACCAGACAATGACCTAGCAGTATACCGTTTAACTACAGTGACGTATGGGATGGCTTGTAGCCCGTACAACGCAGTTCGCGCACTCAATCAATGCAGTTATGATAACTACAACGTAGTCGCAGATGGCCATCAGTCGATTGTTGCGCGCCATGCGATTCTGTCATCATTTTATGTGGATGATTTTCTCATCAGTTGTGACACTGAGGATAAAGCCTTCGAACTCGCTGTCAATGTGAGTGCGATTTTGTCGGCCGGACAGTTCCGTTTACGAAAATGGAATTCTAATAGTGGTGAGGTTGTAAAGCGTTTCATTAGTAACAATTCCTCAATCGTAGAGTTAGCAAGTGAACCATCGACGGCAACTGTGCTTGGTTTAAGTTGGGACCCAACAACAGATGAGATCTTTTTCAAAGCGAATCTAAACCAGAACATCGGATGCCTCACAAAACGTCGGGTTTTAAGTGAGGTCGCCAAACTATTTGATCCTACTGGCATGCTTGCTCGAATTGTTATTGCCGGGAAGATATTTATTCAGAAGTTGTGGTCTGCTGGCTTAGAATGGGATGCACCACTCCCAGATGCACTTCAAAATACGTGGGTCTTATTTTACAGAGAACTTGACGTTATAAACCGTATCCGTGTACCACGATGGTTAGGTTTGGCTGAGGGTAATACTACTATGCTACTTGGGTTTTGTGATGCAAGTCCACTTGCCTATGCGGCTGTCCTCTATACTAGGACAACAGACGGTGAAGGTCGGTCAACTGTATCATTGCTAACAGCTCGCACCAAAGTGGCGCCACTCAAGGGTGCAACGATTCCTCGCCTAGAACTTTGTGCGGCACATTTACTCGCATCCACACTTGACAGTGTGCGGACTGCTTTACGTCTAACGGACACTTCTTATCATTTATGGTCCGACTCGCGAATCGTGTTATGTTGGTTACGTAAACCTCCAACTACTCTCAAGCCGTACATTTCCAATCGTGTTCGTCACATTCAAGAGCTGACATCACCAGATCGTTGGCATTATGTACGGTCTGCACAAAATCCGGCAGACTGTGCCAGTAGAGGTATCCGAGCATCAGAACTGGTTGAACATCAGTTGTGGTGGCAAGGGCCAAAATGGCTTATGGACAAACAGCTACCAATTTCCTTTGGGATCGAATTAAAAGATGACGAGCTTGACATTGTACGTGGTGAACAGAGAGTATCATCATTTGTAGCAACGACGGCCCACGCGAGCATTCTTACAACTCGACGTCTAGACGGCCAAATAATTCCATTAAGCGAACGctttagttcattgcaaaagctTCTTCGTACCGTGGCAATCGTACTTCGGTGGCTACCAGTTCGCCGACATTTGCGAAGACTGATCGTCAATCCTACAGAAATGGACGATGCTCTTAACGTGCTAATCCGAAACGAGCAATATACCTTTGCGACTGATATGTCTCTGATTCGGAAGGGATCGGAAATATCCAGCTCCAGCAAACTAAGGTCATTGAACCCTTACATAGATTGTAACGACATATTGCGAGTCAGAGGTCGTATTGGTCACGCTGACCTTCCAGAAGATCGACGTTTTCCGATAATTTTACCGAAGCATGGGAGTTTG GCATCGCATTACGGCAGCACGGCCATTTATATCTTCAGGCGTCGACTATTGCGGGCCTTTTACAGTGCGCATCGGCACAAGGCCGTGCATATTGAAGTTGTTGATGATCTTTCATCACCCGCATTCTTAGATGCATTTACGCGCTTTATAAGTAGACGAGGTCCATGCCGAGATCTCTATAGTGACAACGGTACTACGTTCACAGGTGCTAACCGTTTGCTTAAAGAAGACTTGGCTGCTTGGCAGAACGACAACAACCAACAAAGTTTGGCGAGTCTCGGTACTCATTGGCACTTCATCGCTCCCAGCGCTCCTCATCAAGGTGGTATCTGGGAGGCTGCGGTAAAATCTGCCAAATATCATTTGGTGCGCCTCGTTGGAGCGCAGTCATTATGGTATAGCCAACTTCAGACTTTGGCGACACGCATTGAAGCATGCCTAAATTCTCGTCCGCTAACACCTATATACGATGATCCCGATGATAAGTTAGCGTTGACCCCTGCCGACTTTCTGGTTGGCGCTCCACTGGTTGCAGTCCCTGAAGCTGACATCAGAACAATTCCGTCCAACCGTATTAAGCACAATTTTGGCAACGATGGAGCGAGGAATATTTATCTACTCTTCAAACTCGAAACAAGTGGCAGACGAAATCAAGGGACGTAA
- the LOC128865340 gene encoding TBC1 domain family member 23, with the protein MDDNLWLIELESALLDDCNVNDIYAICRGKSIPEALRPDVWQVCLDVRHKSDQMSLFNEIFDLPFQNTLREDCQVVVDRIGNDDEDKVSVISDLESILTFYCKNRNLQYERNNGWIELLLPLLALKLNRSDTYNLFEAIRDAYIPKGCKPKGNVFHVFRLLILYHDPELCTMLDTKKVIPDLYSMQWFQCLFASSCGLSVILSMWDLYFQHADPFMVFFLALIILINGREKILAMKDSPKEELVKFLSNMPCALEPDDVVDFCSLAQYYALKTPSSFKTDFLKALYGSQSEKDRSNEPCTVSQALCLPVSVYELVDNSSIELTTPDAVRFFLVDCRPADQYNAGHLSTAFHLDCNLMLLEPIAFSTAVQGLLNAQRQAIEANSNAGGEHLCFMGSGRMEEDQYTHMVVASFLQKNTQYVSLLTGGYMAIHDYFGDHMADCLEDHDVKKCIVCSKNNVELRNPRHAGQTQQSRRDSHRPTSDIFSRFSAAMKMKSVEVKDKLFDIITNPSNGAGTTGGNHHAASASGQSAVQDHHVSATERNGKRYRNVAPVFSIDDENDDHYNDHEVNDSPDMAGSKLPGDAKEIVILTQYLKSPDIINAFRCQEVHMNGYMYDSHLIITATHLIVLRELGRGQAQIIVRRPLSSIVKITAKKRHRDLITFKYGFPNGDGLLITDMDRFLIPNASEATAIVSKHIVQTLDGSKLT; encoded by the exons ATGGATGATAATTTATG GCTTATTGAATTAGAGTCAGCGCTCTTAGATGACTGCAATGTTAACGACATTTATGCAATTTGCCGTGGTAAATCCATTCCGGAGGCTCTGCGCCCCGATGTTTGGCAAGTGTGTCTCGATGTGCGTCACAAAAGCGATCAAATGTCACTCTTCAATGAAATTTTCGATCTACCTTTTCAAAACACATTACGTGAGGACTGTCAAGTGGTAGTAGATCGCATTGGCAACGATGACGAAGACAAGGTTTCAGTGATTTCTGATTTGGAGTCGATTCTCACATTCTATTGTAAGAATCGAAATCTTCAGTATGAAAGGAACAATGGCTGGATTGAGTTGTTATTGCCATTGTTGGCATTGAAATTAAATAGATCGGACACATACAACCTGTTTGAAGCCATACGAGATGCATACATCCCCAAGGGCTGCAAACCCAAAGGCAATGTTTTTCACGTGTTTCGTCTACTTATACTGTATCATGATCCAGAATTGTGTACTATGCTGGATACGAAGAAAGTTATACCAGACTTGTACTCTATGCAATGGTTCCAGTGCTTATTCGCTTCGAGCTGTGGTCTATCGGTTATTCTTTCGATGTGGGACTTGTACTTTCAGCATGCAGACCCTTTTATGGTGTTTTTCTTGGCCTTAATTATACTTATTAATGGGCGCGAAAAAATATTAGCAATGAAGGATTCGCCGAAGGAAGAATTGGTTAAATTCCTCTCGAATATGCCTTGTGCTCTTGAGCCGGATGATGTAGTCGATTTTTGCTCACTTGCTCAGTATTACGCGCTGAAGACACCAAGCTCGTTCAAAACAGACTTCTTAAAAGCTCTTTACGGTTCTCAAAGTGAGAAAGATCGCAGTAATGAACCCTGTACCGTATCGCAG GCGTTGTGTCTTCCAGTATCGGTCTATGAATTAGTAGATAATTCATCAATAGAATTAACAACCCCCGATGCCGTTCGATTCTTTTTGGTTGATTGTCGTCCTGCAGATCAATACAATGCCGGCCATCTGTCGACAGCATTTCATCTTGATTGCAATTTAATGCTTCTAGAGCCAATTGCTTTCTCTACAGCTGTGCAAGGCTTGCTGAATGCGCAACGTCAGGCTATTGAAGCAAACTCGAATGCCGGTGGCGAACATCTTTGTTTTATGGGAAGTGGCCGAATGGAGGAGGATCAGTATACGCATATGGTAGTGGCTTCATTTTTACAAAAGAACACACAATATGTGTCATTGCTAACTGGAGGCTATATGGCCATACATGATTATTTTGGAGACCATATGGCCGATTGTCTAGAAGACCACGACGTCAAAAAGTGCATTGTTTGTTCGAAAAATAACGTTGAACTAAGGAATCCAAGGCATGCGGGACAAACCCAACAG TCGCGACGAGACTCCCATCGACCAACCTCCGATATATTTAGTAGATTTTCTGcagcaatgaaaatgaaatcagtCGAAGTGAAGGACAAACTCTTCGACATTATTACGAACCCATCAAATGGTGCTGGTACCACCGGTGGCAATCATCACGCTGCTAGTGCAAGTGGCCAATCGGCCGTTCAGGATCACCATGTTTCGGCTACTGAACGCAATGGAAAGCGATATCGAAATGTAGCGCCTGTTTTTAGCATTGACGATGAAAACGATGACCATTACAACGATCATGAAGTAAATGATTCTCCTGATATGGCTGGTTCCAAGTTGCCCGGTGACGCCAAAGAGATTGTCATTTTGACTCAGTACTTAAAGTCGCCGGATATCATAAATGCATTCCGCTGCCAGGAAGTGCATATGAATGGGTACATGTACGACAGTCATTTGATTATTACAGCGACACACTTGATTGTGTTGCGCGAACTTGGACGTGGGCAAGCTCAGATAATTGTTCGACGCCCCCTCTCTAGTATAGTAAAAATAACTGCTAAAAAACGACACCGCGATTTAATTACATTCAAGTACGGATTTCCGAATGGAGATGGTCTTCTTATTACTGACATGGATCGATTCCTTATTCCAAATGCCAGTGAAGCGACTGCAATCGTGTCGAAGCACATCGTCCAAACGTTAGACGGCTCTAAATTAACGTAA
- the LOC128865341 gene encoding uncharacterized protein LOC128865341, giving the protein MSCAKCSNRYLVLVCVLGVLVTTAAAVPTSVLVQNSEVTSNINAANNNHNLMTKVKRSSNNANEMMPKKASIEASATSGNKKSSPEVLPPAFNMPATQQSAGNNLANGNKVSGDSNSNYISDAQATGVLSMPSNEDIINSAIAAGLTAAAVEAAATASQRESEPQQHLNPQADEEAPTLLHKRGISTPQYLYGGMGVGGAYGYGNVNDNSYGTGSGNGNSIYGGGEYYNNPYLSNPLAVGGEHLAAVPASVWTDETDPSVVYTDIKDDDFLPAPRVSSYRSKAYDNLQNILNAEAYPESMALPLPQTQHTSHYYGAFNGNKRSNRYDNNNYGGSSGSSRFADMRLKRDTKLTPADMLALVALVEAGERSRKDTDTETSNSYMYPSPGMGDAPETYSNYNGIKTYYPTAANMYDYPGNVDELDDNAGTWIEPNMVDYYGVPMNMATIPKYELPPERIGGGNGNRYDLKRFMVAKKKRSMGTFLNEPVFKPSISYKVNGEKFY; this is encoded by the exons ATGAGCTGCGCTAAGTGTTCGAACCGTTATTTAGTTTTGGTATGCGTACTTGGAGTTTTGGTGACCACCGCTGCGGCTGTGCCAACATCTGTGCTGGTCCAGAACTCCGAAGTTACATCCAATATCAATGCAGCCAATAATAATCACAATCTGATGACGAAAG TGAAACGTTCTTCTAATAACGCAAATGAAATGATGCCCAAAAAAGCTTCGATCGAGGCATCTGCTACATCTGGCAATAAAAAATCCAGCCCTGAAGTTCTTCCGCCAGCCTTTAATATGCCTGCCACACAGCAATCAGCCGGCAATAATTTGGCAAATGGTAACAAAGTGAGTGGCGATAGCAACTCTAACTACATTTCGGATGCTCAGGCAACTGGTGTTCTGTCTATGCCATCGAACGAAGACATTATTAATTCGGCTATTGCTGCTGGTCTTACCGCTGCGGCAGTAGAAGCGGCCGCTACGGCAAGCCAACGCGAGTCGGAACCTCAACAGCATTTAAATCCACAGGCTGATGAAGAAGCACCCACACTCTTGCATAAGCGCGGAATTTCGACTCCGCAGTACCTCTACGGTGGAATGGGTGTGGGAGGGGCTTATGGATATGGCAATGTGAATGACAATAGTTATGGCACCGGAAGCGGTAATGGTAACAGTATCTATGGCGGTGGTGAATACTACAATAATCCATACCTGAGTAATCCGTTGGCAGTTGGTGGTGAGCACTTGGCTGCGGTGCCAGCTAGCGTTTGGACCGATGAAACGGATCCATCAGTTGTCTACACCGATATTAAGGATGACGACTTCTTGCCCGCACCACGAG TATCTTCCTATCGCAGCAAGGCTTACGATAATTTACAAAACATTCTCAATGCTGAGGCGTATCCAGAATCAATGGCATTGCCACTGCCGCAAACTCAACACACGAGCCACTATTATGGCGCCTTCAATGGTAATAAGCGTTCGAACAGATACGACAACAACAATTATGGTGGCAGTAGCGGCAGCAGCCGTTTCGCCGATATGCG ACTGAAACGCGATACTAAACTAACTCCAGCTGATATGCTAGCTCTGGTTGCGCTGGTAGAGGCAGGGGAACGTTCACGGAAAGACACCGACACCGAGACCAGTAACAGTTACATGTACCCGTCGCCTGGAATGGGGGATGCTCCGGAAACCTATAGCAACTACAACGGCATAAAAACCTACTATCCAACTGCGGCAAATATGTACGACTATCCCGGAAATGTGGACGAATTGGACGACAATGCCGGTACGTGGATAGAACCAAACATGGTGGACTACTACGGTGTACCAATGAATATGGCAACAATACCCAAATATGAGCTCCCACCAGAACGCATTGGTGGTGGCAATGGAAATC GTTATGACCTCAAACGTTTTATGGTGGCCAAGAAGAAGCGTTCGATGGGCACCTTCCTTAATGAACCGGTTTTCAAGCCAAGCATCAGCTACAAGGTCAATGGCGAAAAGTTCTATTAA